A genomic region of Anas acuta chromosome 1, bAnaAcu1.1, whole genome shotgun sequence contains the following coding sequences:
- the TBC1D30 gene encoding TBC1 domain family member 30 isoform X4 yields the protein MRQDRLPGSLRRGGRCLKRQSSGGGVGTILSNVLKKRSCISRTAPRLLCTLEPGVDTKLKFTLEPSLGQNGFQQWHDALKAVARLPTGIPKEWRRKVWLTLADQYLHSIAIDWDKTMRFTFNERSNPDDDSMGIQIVKDLHRTGCSSYCGQEAEQDRVVLKRVLLAYARWNKSVGYCQGFNILAALILEVMEGNEGDALKIMIYLIDKVLPDSYFVNNLRALSVDMAVFRDLLRMKLPELSQHLDTLQRAANRESGGGYEPPLTNVFTMQWFLTLFATCLPNHTVLKIWDSVFFEGSEIILRVALAIWAKLGEQIECCETADEFYSTMGKLTQEMLEDSLIDSNELMQTVYTMAQFPFPQLAELREKYTYNITPFPAAVKSTSLSGRLGRTRDSDEENDLDDEDSIVNAIGCLGPLSGFLAPELQKYQKQMKDQNEEQSLGSSNIAELSPGAIDSCRSEYHAAFNSMMMERMTTDINALKKQYSRIKKKQQQQAHHVYIRADKGPVTSLLPSQVNHSPVINHLLLGKKMKSNNRSLKNAVIHIPSHAPGKMSPIPQEDIKSKLNSPWRTHIRVHRKNIARAKDQQGHGDTVGLIDEQSESCKTNSRGAKEETSKHSDFGEEGGGLDDRTTRKADQQQPADPVSTDSTTDVSVVQLKLEALELVSDNKTDAESTPSQSCQQRLSESSSLSSDSGHLAKSPQPGIPKPQVFNPFPSVKPLRKSATARNLGLYGPTERTPTVHFPQMSRSFSKSAASGNSGTKKR from the exons aTGCGGCAGGACCGGCTGCCGGGCTCgctgcggcggggcgggcgATGCCTCAAGCGGCAGAGCTCGGGCGGCGGCGTGGGCACCATCCTCAGCAACGTCCTCAAGAAGCGCAGCTGCATCTCCCGCACGGCGCCGCGCCTGCTCTGCACCTTGGAGCCAG GGGTTGATACGAAATTGAAATTCACTCTTGAGCCATCTTTAGGTCAAAATGGTTTTCAGCAG TGGCACGATGCACTCAAAGCAGTGGCCAGGCTGCCGACAGGCATACCAAAAGAATGGCGCAGAAAG GTTTGGCTGACCCTAGCTGATCAGTACTTGCACAGTATAGCCATCGACTGGGATAAAACCATGCGTTTCACCTTCAATGAAAGAAGTAATCCTGATGATGATTCAATGGGCATCCAGATAGTAAAG gaCCTTCACCGGACTGGTTGCAGTTCTTATTGTGGCCAGGAGGCAGAGCAAGATCGAGTGGTATTAAAGCGAGTTTTGCTGGCTTATGCCAGGTGGAATAAATCTGTTGGCTATTGTCAAGGTTTTAACATACTGGCTGCGCTCATTCTGGAAGTAATGGAGGGCAATGAAGGAGATGCCTTGAAA aTCATGATTTACCTAATTGATAAGGTGCTTCCTGACAGTTACTTTGTCAACAATCTCCGTGCTCTCTCTGTGGATATGGCTGTTTTCCGAGATCTTCTAAGAATGAAACTTCCTGAACTGTCCCAGCACTTAGACACTCTGCAGAGGGCTGCTAACAGAGAAAGTGGAG gagGCTATGAACCCCCACTCACAAATGTCTTCACGATGCAGTGGTTTCTGACTCTCTTTGCCACTTGCCTGCCTAACCACACAGTTCTGAAGATCTGGGATTCAGTATTCTTTGAAGGCTCTGAAATTATTCTGAGAGTTGCATTGGCTATCTGGGCAAAGTTAGGAGA GCAAATAGAGTGTTGTGAAACTGCAGATGAATTTTACAGTACCATGGGCAAGCTGACGCAGGAGATGCTGGAAGACAGCCTGATTGACAGCAATGAACTCATGCAG aCTGTTTATACCATGGCTCAGTTTCCCTTTCCACAACTGGCAGAATTAAGGGAGAAATACACGTACAACATTactcctttccctgcagcagtaAAGTCAACTTCACTTTCAGG AAGGCTAGGCAGAACCAGAGACAGCGACGAGGAGAATGACCTAGATGATGAAGACTCAATTGTCAATGCAATTGGCTGTCTTGGACCATTAAGTGGGTTTTTGGCACCAGAGCTCCAAAAGTACCAGAAACAGATGAAAG ACCAGAATGAAGAACAAAGCCTGGGCTCCAGCAACATCGCAGAGCTCAGTCCAGGAGCAATAGACTCTTGCCGCAGCGAGTATCACGCTGCCTTTAACAGCATGATGATGGAGCGCATGACCACTGATATTAATGCACTAAAAAAGCAATACTCCAGGATAAAGaagaagcagcaacagcaggCTCACCATGTGTATATTAGAGCAG ACAAAGGGCCAGTTACCAGCCTCCTCCCTTCTCAGGTAAACCACTCCCCGGTGATAAACCACCTCCTCTTAGGAAAGAAGATGAAATCAAATAACAGGTCTCTCAAGAATGCTGTTATCCACATCCCAAGCCATGCTCCAGGGAAGATGTCTCCCATTCCCCAAGAAGATATTAAATCAAAACTGAACTCTCCGTGGCGCACTCACATACGAGTTCATCGAAAGAATATTGCCAGAGCTAAAGACCAGCAGGGGCATGGGGATACCGTAGGACTAATAGATGAGCAGAGCGAGAGCTGTAAAACAAACAGTCGTGGTGCCAAGGAGGAGACTTCCAAACACTCTGATTTTGGAGAAGAAGGAGGTGGTTTGGATGACAGGACTACGCGAAAAGCtgaccagcagcagcctgctgaccCCGTCTCTACAGACAGCACTACAGATGTGTCAGTGGTTCAGCTAAAATTGGAAGCACTGGAACTCGTCTCAGATAACAAAACTGATGCTGAGTCAACACCCAGTCAGTCCTGCCAGCAACGTTTATCTGAGTCGAGTAGTTTGTCCAGTGACAGTGGGCACCTGGCGAAATCCCCCCAGCCTGGGATCCCAAAGCCACAAGTCTTCAATCCTTTCCCCAGTGTCAAGCCTCTTCGGAAGTCAGCTACAGCCAGGAATTTAGGGCTGTACGGCCCCACCGAGAGAACGCCAACCGTACACTTCCCACAGATGAGTAGAAGTTTCAGTAAGTCAGCAGCGAGTGGCAACAGTGGGACCAAGAAACGATGA
- the TBC1D30 gene encoding TBC1 domain family member 30 isoform X3 yields MRQDRLPGSLRRGGRCLKRQSSGGGVGTILSNVLKKRSCISRTAPRLLCTLEPGVDTKLKFTLEPSLGQNGFQQWHDALKAVARLPTGIPKEWRRKVWLTLADQYLHSIAIDWDKTMRFTFNERSNPDDDSMGIQIVKDLHRTGCSSYCGQEAEQDRVVLKRVLLAYARWNKSVGYCQGFNILAALILEVMEGNEGDALKIMIYLIDKVLPDSYFVNNLRALSVDMAVFRDLLRMKLPELSQHLDTLQRAANRESGGGYEPPLTNVFTMQWFLTLFATCLPNHTVLKIWDSVFFEGSEIILRVALAIWAKLGEQIECCETADEFYSTMGKLTQEMLEDSLIDSNELMQTVYTMAQFPFPQLAELREKYTYNITPFPAAVKSTSLSGRLGRTRDSDEENDLDDEDSIVNAIGCLGPLSGFLAPELQKYQKQMKDQNEEQSLGSSNIAELSPGAIDSCRSEYHAAFNSMMMERMTTDINALKKQYSRIKKKQQQQAHHVYIRAGSEDDDPGIFLGPRDQLSNDKGPVTSLLPSQVNHSPVINHLLLGKKMKSNNRSLKNAVIHIPSHAPGKMSPIPQEDIKSKLNSPWRTHIRVHRKNIARAKDQQGHGDTVGLIDEQSESCKTNSRGAKEETSKHSDFGEEGGGLDDRTTRKADQQQPADPVSTDSTTDVSVVQLKLEALELVSDNKTDAESTPSQSCQQRLSESSSLSSDSGHLAKSPQPGIPKPQVFNPFPSVKPLRKSATARNLGLYGPTERTPTVHFPQMSRSFSKSAASGNSGTKKR; encoded by the exons aTGCGGCAGGACCGGCTGCCGGGCTCgctgcggcggggcgggcgATGCCTCAAGCGGCAGAGCTCGGGCGGCGGCGTGGGCACCATCCTCAGCAACGTCCTCAAGAAGCGCAGCTGCATCTCCCGCACGGCGCCGCGCCTGCTCTGCACCTTGGAGCCAG GGGTTGATACGAAATTGAAATTCACTCTTGAGCCATCTTTAGGTCAAAATGGTTTTCAGCAG TGGCACGATGCACTCAAAGCAGTGGCCAGGCTGCCGACAGGCATACCAAAAGAATGGCGCAGAAAG GTTTGGCTGACCCTAGCTGATCAGTACTTGCACAGTATAGCCATCGACTGGGATAAAACCATGCGTTTCACCTTCAATGAAAGAAGTAATCCTGATGATGATTCAATGGGCATCCAGATAGTAAAG gaCCTTCACCGGACTGGTTGCAGTTCTTATTGTGGCCAGGAGGCAGAGCAAGATCGAGTGGTATTAAAGCGAGTTTTGCTGGCTTATGCCAGGTGGAATAAATCTGTTGGCTATTGTCAAGGTTTTAACATACTGGCTGCGCTCATTCTGGAAGTAATGGAGGGCAATGAAGGAGATGCCTTGAAA aTCATGATTTACCTAATTGATAAGGTGCTTCCTGACAGTTACTTTGTCAACAATCTCCGTGCTCTCTCTGTGGATATGGCTGTTTTCCGAGATCTTCTAAGAATGAAACTTCCTGAACTGTCCCAGCACTTAGACACTCTGCAGAGGGCTGCTAACAGAGAAAGTGGAG gagGCTATGAACCCCCACTCACAAATGTCTTCACGATGCAGTGGTTTCTGACTCTCTTTGCCACTTGCCTGCCTAACCACACAGTTCTGAAGATCTGGGATTCAGTATTCTTTGAAGGCTCTGAAATTATTCTGAGAGTTGCATTGGCTATCTGGGCAAAGTTAGGAGA GCAAATAGAGTGTTGTGAAACTGCAGATGAATTTTACAGTACCATGGGCAAGCTGACGCAGGAGATGCTGGAAGACAGCCTGATTGACAGCAATGAACTCATGCAG aCTGTTTATACCATGGCTCAGTTTCCCTTTCCACAACTGGCAGAATTAAGGGAGAAATACACGTACAACATTactcctttccctgcagcagtaAAGTCAACTTCACTTTCAGG AAGGCTAGGCAGAACCAGAGACAGCGACGAGGAGAATGACCTAGATGATGAAGACTCAATTGTCAATGCAATTGGCTGTCTTGGACCATTAAGTGGGTTTTTGGCACCAGAGCTCCAAAAGTACCAGAAACAGATGAAAG ACCAGAATGAAGAACAAAGCCTGGGCTCCAGCAACATCGCAGAGCTCAGTCCAGGAGCAATAGACTCTTGCCGCAGCGAGTATCACGCTGCCTTTAACAGCATGATGATGGAGCGCATGACCACTGATATTAATGCACTAAAAAAGCAATACTCCAGGATAAAGaagaagcagcaacagcaggCTCACCATGTGTATATTAGAGCAG GATCTGAAGATGATGACCCTGGGATATTTTTAGGTCCCAGGGACCAGCTGAGCAATG ACAAAGGGCCAGTTACCAGCCTCCTCCCTTCTCAGGTAAACCACTCCCCGGTGATAAACCACCTCCTCTTAGGAAAGAAGATGAAATCAAATAACAGGTCTCTCAAGAATGCTGTTATCCACATCCCAAGCCATGCTCCAGGGAAGATGTCTCCCATTCCCCAAGAAGATATTAAATCAAAACTGAACTCTCCGTGGCGCACTCACATACGAGTTCATCGAAAGAATATTGCCAGAGCTAAAGACCAGCAGGGGCATGGGGATACCGTAGGACTAATAGATGAGCAGAGCGAGAGCTGTAAAACAAACAGTCGTGGTGCCAAGGAGGAGACTTCCAAACACTCTGATTTTGGAGAAGAAGGAGGTGGTTTGGATGACAGGACTACGCGAAAAGCtgaccagcagcagcctgctgaccCCGTCTCTACAGACAGCACTACAGATGTGTCAGTGGTTCAGCTAAAATTGGAAGCACTGGAACTCGTCTCAGATAACAAAACTGATGCTGAGTCAACACCCAGTCAGTCCTGCCAGCAACGTTTATCTGAGTCGAGTAGTTTGTCCAGTGACAGTGGGCACCTGGCGAAATCCCCCCAGCCTGGGATCCCAAAGCCACAAGTCTTCAATCCTTTCCCCAGTGTCAAGCCTCTTCGGAAGTCAGCTACAGCCAGGAATTTAGGGCTGTACGGCCCCACCGAGAGAACGCCAACCGTACACTTCCCACAGATGAGTAGAAGTTTCAGTAAGTCAGCAGCGAGTGGCAACAGTGGGACCAAGAAACGATGA